From one Pseudactinotalea sp. HY158 genomic stretch:
- a CDS encoding DUF559 domain-containing protein: MTSTGPPTARRLVAALAARQHGIVARRQVLERGMSKAQIQSRLDTGEWVSIHGGVYGISAAPRTPGSRATAALLYAPAGSALSHLTAARLLDLGVRSGSGAIWISIPHGHRRIPSSGLRFVRSRTLDSFITTMHGWRVTTPARTIVDLATILPPGRLIPVAYDAVRTRVASIEEIARAARAVSARADAPRLRRLLDELDSTFDSGLEVEADHAFRANGLIFEHQYEVFNGDQFVARVDFADPRLKIAIEIDGARYHSSAEAQERDRRRDRRLSELGWHPAHFGTDDVRRRPAEMVAHLRELIAQRAT; encoded by the coding sequence GCTCGCCGGCAGGTGCTCGAACGGGGAATGTCGAAGGCACAGATCCAGTCCCGCCTGGACACCGGCGAGTGGGTGTCCATCCACGGGGGCGTCTACGGGATCTCCGCCGCACCTCGGACTCCCGGGTCCCGGGCCACCGCCGCTCTCCTGTACGCGCCGGCCGGCTCCGCCCTCAGCCACCTGACGGCGGCGCGGCTGCTCGATCTCGGCGTTCGGTCGGGTTCGGGAGCCATCTGGATCTCGATCCCCCACGGCCACCGCCGCATCCCCTCCTCCGGCCTCCGGTTCGTTCGCAGTCGCACGCTCGACAGCTTCATCACGACGATGCACGGCTGGCGCGTGACGACGCCGGCACGCACCATTGTCGACCTCGCGACGATCCTGCCGCCGGGCCGGCTCATCCCGGTCGCCTATGACGCCGTACGCACCCGGGTGGCGTCGATCGAGGAGATCGCGCGGGCCGCTCGAGCGGTGTCGGCGCGTGCCGACGCGCCTCGGCTGCGCCGATTGCTCGATGAGCTCGATTCGACCTTCGACTCCGGGCTCGAGGTCGAGGCGGATCACGCCTTCCGCGCGAACGGGCTGATATTCGAGCACCAGTACGAGGTCTTCAATGGTGACCAGTTCGTCGCCCGGGTCGACTTCGCGGATCCTCGGCTCAAGATCGCCATCGAGATCGACGGTGCCCGCTACCACTCCTCGGCGGAGGCCCAAGAACGGGACCGCCGGCGCGATCGGCGGCTGAGCGAACTCGGCTGGCACCCGGCCCACTTCGGCACCGACGATGTACGACGCCGACCCGCCGAGATGGTCGCCCACCTGCGCGAGCTCATCGCCCAGCGTGCCACGTGA
- a CDS encoding ABC transporter ATP-binding protein, translating to MSALARILRFTRSLTPYYIGIMIVAAITTGAALAVPFLTGHATDVIVATIDGDGEVGAAVRTVVLIAAAVLAAELLNSVVSNIGGYWGDVMSARMRTILSVRYYDKLLQLPQRYFDNELTGTIVARLNRSINEIANFAKTVSNMFATLTLTTIAVLAVSAWHYWPLAVLLFIAYPVYLWLTALTSRRWQRLEGRKNTHVDLASGRFNEVVGQIRVVKSFTRERSELAGFTDHFDATVDLTREQSVYWHRMDALRRGVLNLIFFALYALIFVRTVRGHLSVGQMVMLVQLMAMAREPVTSLSWVVDSAQRAIAGSKSYFEVMELDPAVLAAALPASVGTTQPASGAPLAEPVLVEEGEARTSGGSGGSGASMISFDDVRFGYDTDPNVIDGISFEVAPGEKIALVGESGGGKTTIVNLLLGLYRMRSGRIEVAGLDVATADLDEVRRSIGVVFQDASLFSGTIRENIVYGAPGAGDEEVAEVAGRAAVDEFVRKFPDGFDTVIGERGMKLSGGQKQRIAVARAMLKDAPVLVLDEATSALDTKSERLVQAGLDDLMAERTSLIIAHRLSTIAGVDRIITLRDGRIDELGPPAELAASGGIYAELLSLQNSTAKADRRRLRTYDVVG from the coding sequence TTGTCTGCACTCGCGCGCATCCTGCGCTTCACGCGCTCGCTCACTCCCTACTACATCGGGATCATGATCGTCGCCGCGATCACGACCGGCGCGGCCCTGGCGGTGCCGTTCCTCACGGGCCACGCGACCGACGTCATCGTGGCCACCATCGACGGCGACGGAGAGGTCGGCGCCGCGGTCCGCACCGTCGTGCTCATCGCCGCCGCCGTGCTCGCGGCCGAGCTGCTCAACTCGGTCGTCTCGAACATCGGCGGCTACTGGGGCGATGTCATGAGCGCGCGGATGCGCACGATCCTCTCGGTGCGCTATTACGACAAACTCCTCCAGCTCCCGCAGCGCTACTTCGACAACGAGCTCACCGGCACGATCGTCGCGCGCCTCAACCGCTCCATCAACGAGATCGCCAACTTCGCCAAGACGGTCTCGAACATGTTCGCCACCCTCACGCTCACCACGATCGCGGTGCTCGCGGTCTCGGCGTGGCACTACTGGCCCCTCGCCGTGCTGCTCTTCATCGCCTACCCCGTCTACCTGTGGCTCACGGCGCTCACCTCCCGCCGCTGGCAGCGCCTCGAGGGCCGCAAGAACACCCACGTCGATCTCGCCTCCGGCCGCTTCAACGAGGTGGTCGGGCAGATCCGCGTGGTCAAGTCCTTCACGCGCGAGCGCAGCGAACTCGCCGGCTTCACCGACCACTTCGACGCCACCGTCGACCTCACCCGCGAGCAGTCCGTGTACTGGCACCGCATGGACGCCCTGCGCCGCGGCGTGCTCAACCTCATCTTCTTCGCGCTCTATGCGCTCATCTTCGTGCGCACCGTCCGCGGCCACCTGAGCGTGGGGCAGATGGTCATGCTCGTGCAGCTCATGGCGATGGCCCGCGAGCCCGTCACGAGCCTGAGCTGGGTCGTCGACTCCGCCCAGCGCGCGATCGCCGGCTCGAAGTCCTATTTCGAGGTCATGGAACTCGATCCCGCCGTCCTCGCCGCGGCCCTTCCCGCGAGCGTGGGGACGACGCAGCCCGCCTCGGGTGCGCCCCTCGCCGAGCCCGTGCTCGTCGAGGAGGGTGAGGCCCGCACGTCCGGCGGCTCCGGTGGGTCCGGAGCGTCCATGATCAGCTTCGACGACGTCCGGTTCGGCTATGACACGGACCCGAACGTGATCGACGGCATCAGCTTCGAGGTCGCGCCCGGGGAGAAGATCGCGCTCGTGGGGGAGTCGGGGGGCGGGAAGACGACGATCGTCAACCTGCTGCTCGGGCTCTACCGGATGCGCTCCGGGCGGATCGAGGTGGCCGGCCTCGACGTCGCGACCGCGGATCTGGACGAGGTGCGCCGCAGCATCGGCGTCGTGTTCCAGGACGCGTCCCTCTTCTCCGGTACGATCCGCGAGAACATCGTCTACGGGGCGCCCGGGGCCGGCGACGAGGAGGTGGCCGAGGTGGCGGGCCGGGCCGCCGTGGACGAATTCGTGCGGAAGTTCCCCGACGGCTTCGACACCGTGATCGGCGAGCGCGGAATGAAGCTCTCGGGCGGGCAGAAGCAGCGGATCGCCGTGGCCCGCGCGATGCTCAAGGACGCCCCGGTGCTCGTGCTCGACGAGGCCACGAGTGCCCTCGACACCAAGTCCGAGCGGCTCGTGCAGGCGGGGCTCGACGATCTCATGGCCGAGCGCACCTCCCTCATCATCGCCCACCGGCTCTCGACGATCGCGGGTGTCGATCGGATCATCACCCTGCGCGACGGCCGGATCGACGAGCTCGGCCCGCCCGCCGAGCTCGCCGCCTCCGGAGGGATCTACGCCGAGCTGCTCAGCCTGCAGAACTCCACCGCGAAGGCCGATAGGCGGCGGCTGCGCACCTACGACGTCGTCGGCTGA
- a CDS encoding glutathione S-transferase C-terminal domain-containing protein: MGEQATYVESGKEFTRDMNYIPDRITATPGVSADPLDETADRGSARIDVPTWPVEPGRYRLVAAKACPWANRSLIVRNLLGLQDVVSVGMPGPTHDARSWTFDLDEGGLDPVLGIERLQQAYFARYPDYPRGITVPAIVDVPTGRVVTNDFPWITHDFFFEWREHHRAGAPDLWPVEQREEMERVMRRVFTEVNNGVYRCGFAGSQEAYNDAYDRLWTALDWLEDRLRGRTYLMGENLTEADIRLFTTLVRFDAVYHGHFKANRNKLTEMPNLWRYAKHLYNIPEFGSTVDFDQIKEHYYVVHRDVNPSGIVPKGPDLSVWTA, from the coding sequence ATGGGCGAGCAGGCCACTTACGTCGAGTCCGGCAAGGAGTTCACGCGGGACATGAACTACATCCCCGACCGGATCACGGCGACCCCGGGGGTCTCGGCCGACCCCCTCGACGAGACCGCCGATCGCGGGTCCGCCCGGATCGACGTGCCGACCTGGCCGGTCGAGCCGGGGCGCTATCGGCTCGTCGCCGCGAAGGCGTGCCCGTGGGCGAACCGCTCCCTCATCGTTCGTAATCTCCTCGGCCTGCAGGACGTCGTCTCGGTCGGGATGCCCGGCCCCACCCACGACGCCCGCAGCTGGACCTTCGACCTCGACGAGGGCGGCCTCGATCCGGTGCTCGGCATCGAGCGCCTCCAGCAGGCCTACTTCGCGCGCTACCCCGACTACCCGCGCGGCATCACGGTGCCCGCGATCGTGGACGTCCCGACGGGCCGGGTGGTCACGAACGACTTCCCGTGGATCACCCACGACTTCTTCTTCGAGTGGCGCGAGCACCACCGCGCCGGCGCCCCGGACCTGTGGCCGGTCGAGCAGCGCGAGGAGATGGAGCGTGTCATGCGCCGCGTGTTCACCGAGGTGAACAACGGCGTGTACCGGTGCGGTTTCGCCGGGTCGCAGGAGGCGTACAACGACGCCTACGACCGGCTGTGGACGGCGCTCGACTGGCTCGAGGATCGGCTGCGGGGGCGCACCTACCTCATGGGCGAGAACCTCACCGAGGCCGATATCCGCCTGTTCACCACGCTCGTGCGCTTCGACGCCGTCTATCACGGGCACTTCAAGGCCAACCGGAACAAGCTGACCGAGATGCCGAACCTGTGGCGCTACGCCAAGCACCTGTACAACATCCCCGAGTTCGGCTCCACGGTCGACTTCGACCAGATCAAGGAGCACTACTACGTGGTGCACCGCGACGTGAACCCCTCGGGCATCGTGCCGAAGGGTCCCGACCTGAGCGTGTGGACGGCGTAG
- a CDS encoding pirin family protein, with the protein MRCPRQLQVFAPRTVPLGGIRAIPVRRTLPHRRLPTIGAWCFLDQFDGGDGAAAMTVLPHPHTGLQTVTWPVAGRIRHRDSLGSDVHVNPGELNLMTAGRGVSHSEFSEAGSPLAGVQLWLASPSGPDSGPPDFEQVTELPAVSGAGYRFEVFIGELAGARSPARVFSPLVGADGVIEPGASVRLAVERGWEHGLLVFAGGIEPAEPVDEYVPDRSPSGRVAGGGGAQSSAGTRGGDGVGGGAVGAGVDEGAGADALRGRIGAGNLVYFGGDRDHLEFTAGDEGARVILIGGEPFEEPVVMFWNFVGRSHDDVARASADWAADWDGGAAGPDAAPGSTGAPAGDPARRPRRFGTVPGHGGDHIPGPELPAVTLRPRRR; encoded by the coding sequence GTGCGCTGCCCTAGGCAGCTGCAGGTGTTCGCCCCGCGGACCGTGCCGCTCGGGGGCATCCGCGCGATCCCGGTGCGGCGCACGCTCCCGCACCGCCGGCTGCCCACGATCGGCGCCTGGTGTTTCCTCGACCAGTTCGACGGCGGCGACGGCGCCGCGGCGATGACGGTGCTGCCGCATCCCCATACCGGACTGCAGACGGTCACGTGGCCGGTCGCCGGGCGGATCCGCCACCGCGACTCGCTCGGATCCGACGTGCACGTGAACCCGGGGGAGCTCAACCTCATGACCGCCGGCCGCGGCGTCTCCCACTCGGAGTTCTCCGAGGCGGGGAGCCCCCTGGCCGGGGTGCAGCTGTGGCTTGCCTCCCCGAGCGGGCCGGATTCGGGGCCGCCCGACTTCGAGCAGGTGACCGAGCTGCCGGCCGTCTCCGGAGCCGGGTACCGGTTCGAGGTCTTCATCGGTGAACTCGCGGGTGCCCGCTCGCCCGCGCGAGTGTTCAGCCCGCTCGTGGGTGCCGACGGCGTGATCGAGCCGGGCGCGTCCGTGCGCCTCGCCGTCGAGCGCGGCTGGGAGCACGGCCTGCTCGTCTTTGCCGGTGGGATCGAGCCGGCCGAGCCGGTCGACGAGTACGTCCCGGACCGCTCCCCGTCCGGCCGGGTGGCCGGTGGTGGCGGCGCCCAGAGCAGTGCGGGAACCCGGGGCGGCGACGGCGTTGGTGGCGGTGCCGTCGGTGCGGGTGTCGATGAGGGTGCGGGTGCCGACGCGCTCCGGGGCCGCATCGGCGCGGGGAACCTCGTCTATTTCGGCGGCGACCGGGACCACCTGGAGTTCACGGCCGGCGACGAGGGCGCCCGGGTGATCCTCATCGGGGGCGAGCCCTTCGAGGAGCCGGTCGTCATGTTCTGGAACTTCGTGGGGCGCTCCCACGACGACGTCGCCCGAGCGAGTGCCGACTGGGCGGCCGACTGGGACGGCGGCGCCGCGGGCCCGGATGCGGCCCCGGGCTCGACCGGTGCGCCCGCCGGCGATCCGGCCCGCCGGCCGCGCCGGTTCGGAACCGTGCCCGGTCACGGTGGCGATCACATCCCCGGCCCGGAACTGCCGGCGGTGACGCTGCGCCCCCGCCGGCGCTGA
- a CDS encoding VOC family protein, protein MTRTLAPDTSMGVVDLLVRDPDAMVAFYTAGVGLAVLGQAGPTVTLGRSRNPVVRLTRESDLPDFDRGDAGLFHTAVLYPTQADLAAAVLSTVRHAPAAFTGSADHLVSEAFYFDDPEGNGVELYTDRARSSWTYAADGSVRMATNLLDPNTYLQDHLDDAGMTGAQHAAASVGHVHLQVGDIDLARDFYAGVLGFEVTSRFGSQALFVAAGGYHHHIGLNSWNSRGAGPRAASLGLGQVAIEVPAGEEIERIAHRLGRNGVDHRTVDGSLQVRDPWATLIEIRPRGLEPARAGVAV, encoded by the coding sequence ATGACTCGGACACTGGCTCCGGACACCTCGATGGGCGTCGTCGACCTGCTCGTGCGCGACCCGGATGCGATGGTCGCCTTCTACACCGCCGGCGTCGGCCTCGCCGTTCTGGGCCAGGCCGGGCCGACCGTGACCCTCGGCCGGAGCCGGAATCCGGTCGTCCGCCTGACGCGTGAGTCCGATCTGCCCGACTTCGACCGGGGCGACGCGGGGCTCTTCCACACGGCCGTGCTCTATCCCACGCAGGCCGACCTGGCCGCCGCCGTGCTGTCCACGGTGCGGCACGCCCCGGCCGCGTTCACAGGCTCGGCCGACCACCTCGTCTCGGAGGCGTTCTACTTCGACGACCCCGAGGGGAACGGCGTCGAGCTGTACACCGACCGTGCGCGCAGCAGCTGGACCTACGCCGCCGACGGCTCGGTCCGGATGGCCACGAACCTCCTCGACCCGAACACCTACCTGCAGGATCACCTCGACGACGCGGGCATGACCGGCGCTCAGCACGCGGCCGCATCCGTGGGCCACGTGCACCTGCAGGTCGGCGACATCGACCTCGCCCGCGACTTCTACGCCGGGGTGCTCGGCTTCGAGGTGACGAGCCGATTCGGATCGCAGGCCCTGTTCGTCGCGGCCGGCGGCTACCACCACCACATCGGCCTGAACAGCTGGAACTCCCGGGGCGCCGGACCGCGCGCCGCCTCGCTGGGCCTCGGGCAGGTCGCGATCGAGGTCCCCGCCGGCGAGGAGATCGAGCGGATCGCGCACCGGCTCGGCCGGAACGGCGTCGATCATCGCACCGTCGACGGGAGTCTCCAGGTGCGCGACCCCTGGGCCACCCTGATCGAGATCCGCCCGCGCGGGCTCGAGCCGGCCCGGGCGGGCGTGGCAGTCTGA
- a CDS encoding ABC transporter ATP-binding protein, with product MTSEPTRTVPAMDDTVPAPDPQGPRPPVRPPMPSARSDAGPAASPDPAATADPPIALGLAQVEVRYPGAASPAVDTVDLHVRAGEVLALLGPSGCGKSSLLRAIAGLELPSAGTIAWAGRDLAGVPAYRRGFGLMFQEGQLFPHRSVAGNVEFGLLMDRVPRAARRERVRELLDLVGLAGYGDRPTATLSGGEQQRVALARALAPRPRLLLLDEPLSALDRSLRERLTVELATILRRAAATALYVTHDHDEAFTIADRVGIMRAGRLVQVGRPAEIWSRPADAPVAAFLGFAVISDDDDRTWALGPRALWVTAPGESSAPAAGPIAPRTGRIRSLGFQRGEPAARLDVPGWGTVRALLRPASAGGPDRPAPGDVVQVDVDPLGVVLLEG from the coding sequence GTGACTTCTGAACCCACCCGCACCGTGCCCGCCATGGACGACACCGTGCCCGCCCCGGACCCCCAGGGCCCCCGTCCGCCGGTCCGTCCGCCGATGCCCTCGGCGCGCTCGGACGCCGGCCCCGCCGCCTCCCCGGATCCGGCCGCGACCGCCGACCCGCCGATCGCGCTCGGGCTCGCACAGGTCGAGGTGCGCTACCCCGGGGCGGCGAGCCCCGCCGTCGATACGGTCGATCTGCACGTCCGCGCGGGTGAGGTGCTCGCGCTCCTGGGGCCGTCCGGATGCGGCAAGTCCTCCCTGCTGCGGGCCATCGCCGGTCTCGAGCTCCCGAGCGCCGGCACGATCGCCTGGGCAGGCCGCGACCTCGCCGGCGTGCCCGCGTATCGGCGCGGCTTCGGTCTCATGTTCCAGGAGGGGCAGCTGTTCCCGCATCGCAGCGTCGCGGGCAACGTCGAGTTCGGACTCCTCATGGACCGCGTTCCGCGGGCCGCGCGCCGCGAACGGGTGCGCGAGCTCCTCGATCTGGTGGGCCTGGCGGGCTACGGCGACCGGCCCACCGCCACCCTCTCCGGCGGCGAGCAGCAGCGGGTCGCTCTCGCGCGCGCGCTCGCACCCCGGCCCCGGCTGCTCCTCCTCGACGAACCACTCTCGGCCCTCGACCGTTCCCTGCGCGAACGGCTCACGGTCGAACTCGCCACGATCCTGCGCAGGGCCGCGGCGACCGCCCTGTACGTCACCCACGACCACGACGAGGCCTTCACGATCGCCGATCGCGTCGGCATCATGCGCGCCGGCCGGCTCGTGCAGGTCGGCCGCCCGGCCGAGATCTGGAGCCGCCCGGCCGATGCCCCGGTCGCCGCCTTCCTCGGCTTCGCCGTGATTTCCGACGACGACGACCGCACCTGGGCGCTCGGCCCACGCGCGCTCTGGGTCACCGCGCCGGGTGAGTCGTCCGCGCCGGCCGCGGGCCCGATCGCCCCGCGCACGGGCCGCATCCGCTCGCTCGGCTTCCAGCGCGGCGAGCCGGCCGCCCGGCTCGACGTGCCGGGGTGGGGCACGGTGCGGGCGCTGCTGCGGCCCGCGTCCGCGGGGGGCCCCGATCGCCCGGCGCCCGGCGACGTCGTCCAGGTCGACGTCGACCCCCTCGGCGTCGTCCTTCTCGAGGGCTGA
- a CDS encoding iron ABC transporter permease, whose translation MTAAPTRTGPPAGPGQGSGQEPDRRPGRPRGFARGRLGVPAWTVAVAVPTVFLAIFFVYPAGTLIATGFVSDGHLDLGGVADVLGRSRTWRLLGLTLGQALVGTALSVALGLPGAYVLYRRRFRGQGVARALVTVPFVLPTVVVGVAFRALLAEGGPLGFLGLDGTVTAVIAALVFFNYAVVVRSVGALWQRLDPRAEQAAAALGASPWRVFRTVTLPSLVPAIASAASLVFLFCATAFGIVLVLGGPRVGTIETEIWIQTTQFLDLRAAAVLSVLQVVIVIGALIGSNVARRRREVALRLTGLTVAPRPLRWRGGDGAAIAVTAVTVAILHVLPMAHLLLASLRTPDGWGLGNYLALGGTGEHSALSVSVWQAAANSLRVAVDATLLAVTIGTLVAVVVSRSPRRPWLRRGAAGLDAAFMLPLGVSAVTVGFGFLITLNRPPLDLRESLILIPIAQAVVAIPLVVRTVAPVLRAIDPRLREAAAVLGAAPGRVLRYVDGPFLLRALGPAIGFAFAVSLGEFGATSFLSRPERPTLPVVIFRLIGRPGEQNYGMALAAAVILAILTATIMTLAERLRGEHSSDF comes from the coding sequence ATGACCGCCGCACCCACCCGGACCGGGCCGCCAGCGGGGCCCGGCCAAGGGTCGGGCCAGGAGCCGGACCGCCGGCCGGGCCGGCCCCGCGGGTTCGCTCGCGGCCGGCTGGGCGTGCCGGCGTGGACGGTCGCGGTGGCCGTGCCGACCGTGTTCCTCGCGATCTTCTTCGTGTATCCGGCGGGCACGCTCATCGCGACCGGCTTCGTCTCGGACGGCCACCTCGACCTGGGCGGAGTGGCCGACGTGCTCGGCCGCTCCCGCACCTGGCGGCTCCTCGGGCTCACCCTCGGCCAGGCGCTCGTGGGCACGGCGCTCTCGGTCGCCCTCGGACTGCCGGGGGCGTACGTGCTGTATCGACGGCGATTCCGCGGCCAGGGCGTCGCGCGCGCCCTGGTCACGGTGCCGTTCGTGTTGCCGACGGTCGTGGTCGGCGTCGCGTTCCGGGCGCTGCTCGCCGAGGGGGGACCGCTCGGCTTCCTCGGTCTCGACGGCACCGTGACCGCGGTCATCGCGGCGCTCGTGTTCTTCAACTACGCCGTGGTGGTCCGCAGCGTCGGTGCCCTGTGGCAGCGGCTCGATCCGCGCGCCGAACAGGCGGCGGCGGCGCTCGGTGCGAGCCCGTGGCGGGTGTTCCGGACCGTGACCCTGCCCTCGCTCGTGCCCGCGATCGCGTCGGCAGCGAGCCTCGTGTTCCTCTTCTGCGCCACCGCGTTCGGGATCGTGCTCGTGCTCGGCGGCCCGCGGGTGGGCACGATCGAGACCGAGATCTGGATCCAGACGACACAGTTCCTCGACCTGCGGGCCGCGGCCGTGCTCTCCGTGCTCCAGGTGGTCATCGTGATCGGCGCGCTCATCGGCTCGAACGTCGCCCGCCGCCGGCGGGAGGTGGCGCTGCGCCTCACCGGGCTCACGGTCGCGCCCCGGCCGCTGCGGTGGCGGGGCGGGGACGGTGCCGCGATCGCCGTGACCGCCGTGACCGTCGCGATCCTGCACGTGCTGCCGATGGCGCATCTGCTCCTGGCCTCGCTGCGCACCCCGGACGGCTGGGGGCTCGGGAACTACCTCGCCCTCGGTGGCACCGGGGAGCACTCGGCGCTCTCGGTGAGCGTGTGGCAGGCCGCCGCGAACTCGCTGCGGGTCGCCGTCGATGCGACCCTCCTCGCGGTGACGATCGGCACGCTCGTGGCCGTCGTCGTCAGCCGGTCCCCCCGCCGGCCGTGGCTGCGGCGCGGGGCCGCCGGGCTGGACGCCGCGTTCATGCTGCCGCTCGGGGTCTCGGCGGTGACCGTCGGCTTCGGATTCCTCATCACCTTGAACCGGCCGCCGCTCGATCTGCGGGAGAGTCTCATCCTCATCCCGATCGCGCAGGCGGTCGTGGCGATCCCGCTCGTGGTGCGCACCGTCGCCCCCGTGCTGCGTGCCATCGACCCGCGCCTGCGGGAGGCCGCGGCCGTGCTCGGCGCCGCCCCGGGCCGGGTGCTGCGCTACGTCGACGGACCGTTCCTGCTGCGCGCCCTCGGTCCCGCGATCGGGTTCGCGTTCGCCGTCTCACTCGGGGAGTTCGGGGCCACGAGCTTCCTCTCCCGGCCCGAACGTCCCACCCTGCCCGTGGTGATCTTCCGGCTCATCGGCCGCCCGGGCGAGCAGAACTACGGCATGGCGCTCGCCGCCGCCGTCATCCTCGCGATCCTCACCGCCACCATCATGACGCTCGCCGAACGCCTGCGAGGGGAGCACTCCAGTGACTTCTGA
- a CDS encoding thiamine ABC transporter substrate binding subunit translates to MALPALAALTGAALAGCSLAGGGAPEPAGSVSQPTTVRVVTHDSFNLDEALLDSFEAETGYTLEFSAPGDGGTLVNQLILTKDSPLGDVAFGIDNSFAGRALAEDVFADYTPADLPASAAAYAVDGDSAALTPIDVGDVCMNVDHQWFADHDLDEPVTLDDLTLPAYADLTVVSNPARSSPGLAFLLATIGEYGDQWVAYWQRLDENGLKIVDSWSDVYYTDFTAAEGAGGTRPIALSYSTSPAFTITDDGDSTTGALLETCFRQVEYAGVLAGAENPAGAQAFLDFLLSAPVQADIPGQMFMYPVDDTVRLPADWVAHAPLAPNPITVPQADIDAHLDEWLRTWQEQVVG, encoded by the coding sequence GTGGCCCTGCCCGCCCTTGCCGCGCTCACCGGAGCGGCCCTCGCCGGGTGCTCGCTGGCCGGCGGCGGCGCACCCGAGCCCGCCGGATCCGTCTCCCAGCCCACGACGGTCCGCGTGGTCACCCACGATTCGTTCAACCTCGACGAGGCCCTGCTCGACTCCTTCGAGGCGGAGACGGGATACACGCTCGAATTCTCCGCGCCGGGCGACGGCGGCACCCTCGTGAATCAGCTCATCCTCACGAAGGACTCCCCGCTCGGGGACGTCGCCTTCGGCATCGACAACTCCTTCGCCGGCCGGGCGCTCGCCGAGGACGTCTTCGCCGACTACACCCCGGCGGACCTGCCCGCCTCGGCGGCCGCCTACGCGGTCGACGGCGACTCGGCCGCGCTCACGCCGATCGACGTGGGCGACGTGTGCATGAACGTCGACCATCAGTGGTTCGCCGACCACGACCTCGACGAACCGGTCACCCTCGACGACTTGACGCTGCCTGCGTACGCCGACCTGACCGTCGTCTCCAATCCCGCGCGCTCCTCGCCCGGGCTCGCGTTCCTGCTCGCGACGATCGGCGAGTACGGCGATCAGTGGGTGGCCTACTGGCAGCGGCTCGACGAGAACGGCCTGAAGATCGTGGACTCGTGGTCGGACGTGTACTACACGGACTTCACCGCCGCCGAGGGCGCGGGCGGCACGCGCCCGATCGCGTTGTCGTACTCCACCTCGCCCGCCTTCACGATCACCGACGACGGCGACTCCACCACGGGCGCCCTGCTCGAGACCTGCTTCCGGCAGGTGGAATACGCCGGTGTGCTCGCGGGCGCCGAGAATCCCGCAGGCGCCCAGGCGTTCCTCGACTTCCTCCTGAGCGCGCCCGTGCAGGCCGACATCCCCGGGCAGATGTTCATGTACCCGGTGGACGACACGGTCCGCCTGCCCGCCGACTGGGTCGCGCACGCCCCGCTCGCGCCGAATCCCATCACCGTGCCCCAGGCCGACATCGATGCGCATCTGGACGAGTGGCTGCGCACCTGGCAGGAGCAGGTCGTGGGCTGA
- a CDS encoding DUF4235 domain-containing protein: MNSQKLINMAIVMGAGFAATKAISLAWKGVTGHEPPKEIDDDGEISITEVVIFAAVSSAAAALVKAYASKGAKHLTARPADR; the protein is encoded by the coding sequence GTGAATTCGCAGAAGCTCATCAACATGGCCATCGTGATGGGAGCCGGCTTCGCGGCCACGAAGGCGATCTCTCTCGCGTGGAAGGGGGTCACCGGTCACGAGCCGCCCAAGGAGATCGACGACGACGGCGAGATCTCGATCACCGAGGTCGTCATCTTCGCGGCCGTCTCGAGCGCGGCCGCTGCACTCGTCAAGGCCTACGCCTCGAAGGGCGCCAAGCACCTCACGGCCCGCCCCGCCGACCGCTGA
- the mnhG gene encoding monovalent cation/H(+) antiporter subunit G produces MIDQIIEVLAAICFITGSLLTLVAAIGLVRFPDLLSRMHAATKPQVLGITLLMSGLALSFQEVQVAWKVVLVVALQMISSPVSAHLVGRSGYRTKKIPSDLLIVDELRDDLDAAREPDSSS; encoded by the coding sequence ATGATCGACCAGATCATCGAGGTGCTCGCCGCGATCTGCTTCATCACCGGCAGCCTGCTCACCCTCGTCGCGGCGATCGGCCTCGTGCGCTTCCCCGACCTGCTGTCGCGCATGCACGCCGCCACGAAGCCCCAGGTACTCGGCATCACGCTGCTCATGAGCGGGCTCGCGCTCTCGTTCCAGGAGGTGCAGGTCGCCTGGAAGGTCGTGCTCGTCGTGGCCCTGCAGATGATCAGTTCACCGGTCTCGGCGCACCTCGTGGGCCGCTCGGGCTACCGCACGAAGAAGATCCCCTCCGACCTGCTCATCGTGGACGAACTGCGCGACGACCTCGACGCGGCCCGGGAGCCGGACTCCTCCAGCTGA